The proteins below are encoded in one region of Effusibacillus dendaii:
- the ahlS gene encoding AhlS family quorum-quenching N-acyl homoserine lactonase: MATPKLYVLDTGRMKMDKGFMVAMHNPASVLNPNPPAEFVEFPVYAVLIDHPEGKILFDTGCNPEGMGDHGRWPQGVQQLFPFTASEECYLINRLAQLRVRPEDIKYVVASHLHLDHAGCLEMFKNATIIVHETELSNTMKTYAINKDMGAYVWADIDAWVRTGLNWHPIRPTEDEIPLVEGVKILNFGAGHAWGMLGLHVTLPENGGILLASDAIYSAQNYGPPARIPGIIYDSVGYINTVQRIREYAARTHSQVWFGHDSEQFETFIKSTEGCYE; this comes from the coding sequence ATGGCAACCCCAAAACTATATGTACTTGATACAGGAAGAATGAAAATGGACAAAGGCTTTATGGTGGCTATGCATAACCCTGCATCCGTACTGAATCCGAATCCCCCCGCCGAATTCGTAGAGTTCCCCGTCTATGCGGTTTTGATCGATCACCCGGAAGGAAAAATCCTGTTTGACACCGGGTGCAATCCGGAAGGAATGGGAGATCATGGCCGCTGGCCGCAAGGTGTACAGCAATTGTTTCCGTTTACGGCATCGGAAGAATGTTACCTCATCAATCGTTTGGCCCAATTACGCGTTCGCCCTGAAGATATTAAATACGTGGTAGCTTCTCATCTGCACCTTGATCATGCCGGATGTCTCGAAATGTTCAAAAACGCGACGATCATTGTGCATGAAACCGAACTGTCCAACACGATGAAAACCTACGCAATTAACAAGGACATGGGCGCATATGTATGGGCTGATATTGACGCGTGGGTAAGAACCGGACTGAACTGGCATCCGATTCGTCCAACCGAGGATGAAATTCCCCTGGTGGAAGGGGTGAAAATCCTCAACTTTGGCGCTGGCCATGCGTGGGGCATGTTGGGGCTGCACGTTACACTCCCCGAAAACGGAGGAATTCTTTTAGCTTCCGATGCGATTTACTCCGCGCAAAATTATGGGCCTCCGGCAAGAATTCCTGGCATCATCTACGATTCGGTTGGATATATCAATACAGTACAGCGGATTCGTGAATATGCGGCCCGGACCCATTCTCAGGTCTGGTTTGGGCATGACAGTGAGCAGTTTGAAACGTTTATCAAATCGACCGAAGGTTGCTACGAATAA
- a CDS encoding PAS domain S-box protein, translating into MNNIDNKLYGAVGILQDLSHFEPIIKELDTYKKLAHQLDAIFESCQDGLYLTDGDGYTLRVNTAYEKMIGFKREDLIGKHISWLEEKGLISESVTLQVLTSKTAVSRIQKLANQKEILVTGTPVKNEEENISLVVHHARDITYLKALEAEVEKARESNETFSRGISQFRFGSPVEAEFPLQSEAMKEIVRRIRRISLFPTFVLLQGETGVGKEVIASMIHHYSPRAKKTVH; encoded by the coding sequence ATGAACAACATCGACAACAAACTTTACGGAGCTGTCGGGATTTTGCAGGACCTTTCCCACTTCGAACCAATCATAAAAGAATTGGATACCTATAAAAAATTGGCTCACCAATTGGATGCAATCTTTGAATCTTGCCAAGACGGTCTTTATCTGACAGATGGTGATGGATATACGCTGCGCGTGAATACTGCTTATGAAAAAATGATCGGATTCAAACGGGAAGATCTGATTGGGAAACATATCAGCTGGCTGGAGGAGAAGGGGCTGATTTCAGAATCGGTTACCCTTCAGGTGTTAACGTCTAAAACTGCCGTCAGTCGGATTCAGAAGCTGGCAAACCAGAAAGAGATCCTGGTGACGGGTACACCTGTAAAGAATGAAGAGGAAAACATCAGTCTGGTAGTCCACCATGCGCGTGATATCACATATTTGAAAGCTCTCGAAGCAGAAGTGGAGAAAGCAAGAGAATCAAATGAGACCTTCTCGAGGGGAATTTCCCAATTTCGGTTTGGCAGCCCGGTTGAGGCAGAATTCCCCCTGCAAAGCGAGGCAATGAAAGAAATTGTAAGACGGATCAGACGAATCTCATTATTTCCGACTTTTGTTCTATTGCAAGGGGAGACAGGTGTCGGCAAAGAGGTGATTGCTTCCATGATCCATCACTACAGTCCCCGTGCGAAAAAAACCGTTCATTAA
- a CDS encoding sigma-54 interaction domain-containing protein has product MLESELFGYEKGAFSGAHPNGKPGLFELAVGGTILLDEIGDLPLNLQAKLLRVIQERELRRVGSTKTIPIDIRVISATNKDLKKLVKIGQFREDLYYRLNVIDIHIPPLRQRIEDIPLLLDYYMHKYGKEYGIKKRIAPDTLDCLRSYHWPGNIRELRNLLENLIVSTTSFEILPTHLPDCMKNQPEPQYLAAKEPETITLLSDERNHHGGLKQALEQVEYAMIQNALHKHGSIRQAAASLQIDHSTLIRKMRNLKICKP; this is encoded by the coding sequence TTGCTCGAATCGGAACTGTTCGGGTATGAAAAAGGGGCTTTCTCAGGTGCTCATCCAAACGGTAAACCGGGGCTGTTTGAACTTGCCGTTGGTGGGACGATCCTGCTGGACGAAATTGGGGATTTGCCGCTCAATCTTCAAGCCAAATTGCTTCGTGTGATCCAGGAGCGGGAACTACGGCGGGTAGGCAGTACCAAAACGATCCCGATTGATATTCGGGTAATTTCGGCGACCAACAAAGATTTAAAAAAACTGGTGAAGATCGGCCAATTTCGTGAGGATCTGTACTACAGGCTGAACGTCATCGACATCCACATTCCGCCGCTCCGCCAACGGATTGAAGATATACCCCTTTTGCTGGACTATTACATGCATAAATACGGTAAGGAATACGGGATCAAGAAACGTATAGCGCCTGATACGCTGGACTGTCTCAGATCTTATCACTGGCCCGGCAACATTCGGGAACTGCGTAACCTGCTTGAAAATTTGATTGTGTCTACGACCTCTTTTGAAATTTTGCCCACACACCTTCCTGACTGCATGAAAAATCAACCGGAACCGCAATATCTAGCCGCAAAGGAACCGGAAACAATAACTCTTCTGTCAGATGAGAGGAACCATCACGGGGGTCTTAAACAGGCTCTTGAACAGGTAGAATATGCAATGATCCAAAATGCGCTTCATAAACACGGGAGCATCCGACAGGCGGCTGCCAGTCTGCAAATTGACCATTCCACGCTCATCCGCAAAATGAGAAATCTGAAGATCTGTAAGCCTTGA
- a CDS encoding group-specific protein has translation MKDQKEECAIDHTLQDVKEKLQPFLALEFGTKLSTLLEQEKFNQQQLNELFHHLKKLTKYQDKINEIIEEVN, from the coding sequence ATGAAAGATCAAAAAGAAGAGTGCGCAATCGACCACACTCTTCAAGATGTAAAGGAGAAGCTGCAGCCATTTCTTGCATTGGAATTTGGAACAAAATTAAGTACGCTTCTGGAGCAAGAAAAATTTAACCAGCAGCAACTCAATGAATTATTTCATCACTTGAAGAAGCTTACTAAATACCAAGATAAAATTAATGAGATCATTGAAGAAGTCAATTAA
- a CDS encoding PAS domain-containing protein, producing MSQEFDNQINKYIARFIPIAESVAETFGSRCEIVLHDLTRPQSSVVYTKKLMGDRP from the coding sequence GTGTCACAAGAATTTGACAATCAGATCAATAAATATATTGCCAGATTTATTCCTATCGCCGAATCAGTCGCTGAAACATTCGGTTCACGGTGTGAAATTGTGCTTCATGATCTAACGCGTCCCCAATCTTCCGTAGTATACACAAAAAAACTGATGGGTGACAGACCGTAA